From the genome of Eucalyptus grandis isolate ANBG69807.140 chromosome 2, ASM1654582v1, whole genome shotgun sequence, one region includes:
- the LOC120290344 gene encoding putative disease resistance RPP13-like protein 1, with protein MAAAIGEMLLSTFLEVLFDKLTSGELLSLMRREGLRTLLKKWEKELRRINCALEDAEEKQLTGDAGVKLWLEDLRNLAYDIEDLLYDFDAQARKKKQKADSRRVSKTLLVVPSCFSPREFVRDQKMRSKIEDIDSRLQEIIKQKHSLSLRENDANQLASNRVQRRRLTTHIPESCFVGREKEQMEVLRLLIGEEEGINNISAIPKMIPIIGMGGVGKTALARQVYCDNRVAGYFDVKAWACASDDFDMAAITKRILENITGLSGEGNDLDRLQEKLWKSLSRKKFLIVLDDVWTEKYGEWTDFLKPFQAGAEGSVIVLTARNLSVASMAGAPAYHLKELPEDACLTLLAYHALGAKNFDHHTPLKSFGEKIVMKCKGLPLAVKMLGGLLRTHVDPQQWEAISKSRIWDQPEARNEILPSLKLSYHHLPPHLK; from the coding sequence ATGGCAGCGGCCATTGGAGAGATGCTTCTCAGCACCTTCCTCGAGGTGCTCTTCGACAAGTTAACCTCAGGCGAGCTGCTTAGCCTCATGCGGCGTGAGGGACTCCGCACCCTACTGAAGAAATGGGAGAAGGAGCTCCGGCGAATAAACTGCGCTCTGGAAGACGCAGAGGAAAAGCAGTTGACTGGTGATGCTGGAGTCAAGTTGTGGCTCGAGGACCTCCGGAACTTGGCCTACGACATCGAGGACTTGCTCTACGACTTTGATGCTCAAGCcaggaaaaagaagcagaaggcGGATTCCAGGAGGGTGAGCAAGACACTTCTGGTCGTGCCGAGCTGCTTCAGTCCCAGAGAGTTCGTGCGTGACCAGAAAATGAGGTCCAAAATAGAGGATATCGACAGTCGACTGCAGGAGATTATCAAGCAGAAACATAGCCTGAGCCTGAGGGAGAACGACGCCAACCAGCTGGCGTCCAACCGAGTCCAGCGGCGGCGTCTCACCACCCATATCCCAGAGTCTTGTTTTGTAGGTAGGGAGAAGGAACAGATGGAGGTCCTTCGATTGTtgattggagaagaagaaggcatcAACAACATAAGTGCGATCCCGAAAATGATTCCCATAATAGGGATGGGAGGGGTCGGTAAGACCGCTCTAGCTCGGCAAGTCTATTGCGACAATAGAGTCGCCGGCTATTTCGATGTCAAAGCATGGGCTTGTGCGTCCGATGACTTCGACATGGCTGCTATTACAAAGAGGATTTTGGAGAATATCACTGGTTTGTCTGGCGAAGGCAACGACCTAGACCGGCTCCAGGAGAAGTTGTGGAAAAGTCTGTCTAGGAAGAAGTTTCTTATCGTTTTGGACGATGTTTGGACTGAGAAGTACGGAGAGTGGACTGATTTCCTGAAGCCTTTCCAAGCCGGAGCTGAAGGGAGCGTGATCGTCCTTACAGCTCGTAACCTCAGTGTTGCTTCAATGGCCGGTGCTCCGGCATACCATCTGAAGGAGCTGCCTGAAGATGCTTGCTTGACTTTACTGGCCTATCACGCTCTTGGCGCCAAAAATTTCGACCACCACACCCCTCTTAAATCATTCGGTGAGAAAATAGTGATGAAGTGCAAAGGCTTGCCGTTGGCTGTGAAGATGTTGGGCGGACTACTACGTACCCACGTCGATCCCCAGCAGTGGGAAGCTATATCCAAAAGCCGAATTTGGGATCAACCAGAAGCGAGAAACGAGATCCTTCCCTCGTTGAAACTCAGCTATCACCATCTCCCCCCTCATCTAAAGTGA
- the LOC120290679 gene encoding putative disease resistance protein At3g14460, with protein MAEGLVHRNEGENLWKTGLNYFKELVSRSFFQESSSNSLWFSMHDLLNDLAKSVTGPTHFSSRGFDSESNESNASSAHHASFISSYGIASERFTMYHRMKRLRSFISLPPRPRKFAMLHLSQSVLGDLLSDLKYLRVFSLSHYCINAIPDCVGKLRHLHYLNLSYTEIERLPESIGGLFNLEALILRGCPYLAGLPQRVEKLINLRFLDIRETRSLQTMPRRIGNLVNLEILSKFIVGTENGRRLKELKHLEQLRGELLISDLHRVKDAGDARDANLQMKRGIDRLIMKWSEPLVDSRKAELEMKVVDFLQPHKDLQDLTISHYSGIDFPFWLGNPSHLNMVSLRLCGCRNVGSLPSLGLLSSLKELHIEGLDAVCSVGSEFYETIEPFPSLTTLEFKDMPFWQDWTHVNGAEDTEVPFPCLQYLMVRNCPLLKGRLPEKIDALVRLDIDSCLSASYTSEADTDYAQNLACLKSLDVTSCPQFVSFIAGESDKELPSRLEAMKLSDCSNLEKLPNKMHNLASLRSLIVLNCQNSGPFQRPIRATNTTVHVQWLEDVRIFYCEQLGSLARSLHKLSHLTRLTIFGCAALELEHFPPLPASISEFSLWSCPNVKSLPDKLHHLTSLRSLYIVDCENIKCFPEGGLPPNIETFEVRVCVNMEQHVGEWSLHTLASLQSLWIDGSVGGLGDMVCFPPDSDGNDHDILPSSLTYLNLSDMRNLESLSSGLPCSLQRLYTRGCWKLRCFPKAGLPSSLEHLSIGDCKLLEERCSKHAGDYWHLIKEIPTIYINNDLIS; from the exons ATGGCGGAGGGCTTGGTACACAGAAACGAAGGAGAGAACCTCTGGAAGACAGGTCTTAATTATTTCAAGGAGTTAGTATCGAGATCTTTTTTTCAAGAATCAAGCAGCAACAGTTTGTGGTTCTCGATGCATGATCTTCTGAATGACCTCGCAAAGTCAGTTACTGGCCCGACGCACTTTAGCTCACGGGGGTTTGACTCAGAGAGCAATGAGAGTAATGCATCTTCAGCTCATCATGCATCCTTCATTTCGAGCTACGGAATTGCATCCGAAAGATTTACGATGTATCACAGAATGAAGCGACTAAGAAGCTTCATCTCATTGCCACCGCGACCCAGGAAGTTCGCGATGTTGCATTTGTCCCAAAGCGTGCTAGGTGACTTGCTGTCAGACTTGAAGTATTTGAGGGTGTTTTCGTTGAGTCATTATTGCATCAACGCGATACCAGACTGTGTAGGTAAATTGAGGCATCTGCACTATCTTAATTTATCTTACACTGAGATTGAAAGGCTTCCTGAATCCATCGGTGGGCTGTTCAACCTAGAGGCTTTGATATTACGGGGTTGCCCATACCTTGCTGGATTGCCTCAACGTGTTGAGAAGCTGATTAATTTACGATTTCTCGACATTCGAGAAACCCGGAGCCTACAAACCATGCCACGACGTATAGGTAACTTGGTGAATCTTGAGATTTTGTCCAAGTTTATTGTGGGAACAGAGAACGGGCGGAGGTTAAAGGAGTTAAAACACCTTGAGCAACTTAGAGGGGAACTGTTAATCTCTGATTTGCATAGGGTAAAAGACGCTGGAGATGCTAGGGATGCTAATCTACAAATGAAGCGTGGAATTGACCGGTTAATCATGAAATGGAGCGAACCCCTTGTAGATTCGCGGAAGGCAGAGCTTGAAATGAAGGTCGTTGACTTTCTTCAGCCTCATAAAGACCTTCAAGATCTCACAATCTCCCACTACAGCGGCATTGATTTCCCTTTCTGGTTGGGAAATCCATCGCATCTCAACATGGTCTCTTTGCGCTTGTGTGGCTGTCGTAACGTCGGCTCATTACCATCACTTGGGCTGCTATCCTCCCTGAAAGAACTGCACATCGAAGGTCTGGATGCTGTGTGCTCGGTGGGCTCCGAATTTTACGAAACTATAGAGCCTTTTCCATCATTAACAACTTTGGAGTTCAAGGATATGCCATTCTGGCAGGACTGGACTCATGTTAATGGTGCCGAAGATACAGAAGTGCCGTTCCCTTGTCTTCAGTATCTAATGGTCCGCAATTGTCCCTTGTTGAAGGGACGATTGCCAGAAAAAATAGATGCCCTTGTGAGGCTTGATATCGATTCATGTCTCTCCGCAAGCTATACTTCAGAGGCT GACACAGATTATGCTCAGAATCTTGCTTGCCTGAAGAGCCTGGATGTCACAAGTTGCCCTCAGTTCGTATCTTTTATAGCTGGAGAAAGTGATAAAGAGTTGCCTAGCCGCCTTGAAGCTATGAAATtgagcgattgttcaaacctagAGAAACTTCCAAACAAGATGCACAATCTGGCCTCTCTTCGTAGCTTGATCGTTCTTAACTGTCAAAACTCCGGTCCTTTCCAGAGACCG ATTCGGGCCACCAACACCACGGTCCACGTCCAGTGGCTTGAAGATGTAAGAATTTTCTATTGTGAGCAATTGGGAAGCTTGGCCCGGAGCCTGCACAAGCTCTCCCACCTCACTCGCTTGACGATATTTGGGTGCGCCGCTCTGGAGCTGGAGCACTTCCCTCCACTTCCTGCCAGCATATCCGAGTTCAGCCTCTGGAGTTGCCCGAATGTAAAGTCTCTACCTGATAAATTACATCACCTCACATCCCTCCGGAGCCTATATATTGTCGATTGCGAGAACATCAAATGCTTTCCTGAGGGAGGGTTGCCTCCCAATATAGAGACCTTCGAGGTGAGGGTCTGCGTGAACATGGAGCAGCATGTGGGAGAGTGGAGCTTGCACACACTCGCGTCGCTCCAATCTTTATGGATCGACGGGAGTGTTGGCGGACTTGGAGATATGGTGTGCTTTCCTCCAGACAGCGACGGCAACGACCATGATatcctcccttcctctctcaCCTATCTTAATCTCTCCGACATGAGGAACCTAGAGAGTCTATCAAGTGGCCTCCCTTGCTCTCTCCAGCGCTTATACACTCGTGGATGCTGGAAGCTGAGGTGCTTTCCCAAGGCCGGCCTTCCTTCCTCGCTTGAGCATTTGTCCATCGGAGACTGCAAACTTCTCGAAGAGCGATGCTCAAAGCACGCCGGCGACTACTGGCACCTCATCAAAGAAATCCCGACCATCTACATTAATAATGATCTGATCTCATGA